One Melospiza georgiana isolate bMelGeo1 chromosome 12, bMelGeo1.pri, whole genome shotgun sequence genomic window carries:
- the FRMD7 gene encoding FERM domain-containing protein 7 produces MLHLKVQFLDDSQKIFVVDQKSCGKGLFNLTCSHLNLVEKEYFGLEFHSQAGNQVWLEPLKPITKQVKNPKEVLFKFMVKFFPVDPGHLREELTRYLFTLQIKKDLAQGRLPCSDKSAALLVSHLLQSELGDFHEETDQQHLATHRYLPNQEYLDNKIMHYHRRHRGKTPAESDAQLLDVARKLEMYGIRPHPASDGEGTQINLAVTHMGVLVLRGNTKINTFNWSKIRKLSFKRKHFLIKLHANISALCKDTLEFTMASRDTCKAFWKTCVEYHAFFRLSEEPKSKPKALLCSKGSSFRYSGRTQRQLLEHGRKAKMKSLPFERKHYTSRYDERQCRSSPDLLTDVSKQVEELRLAYGSRGSYHANGVHGSEPTLDSRRRSSTMEVTFAAELERSKPEASPTFLPHSKSSSAFPLLYAELEMERAWEPIDLFGARNPLTSFRPHHQFAGNSKSTSVGNMREVSARQLVYTDVPCPLPLVAPAPPVLFYLDRALQPPCPAPAPGEDTAGPAGASGPVATKPPRQSPSGAQAGQLHGEAAGTAVGTSMAGDSRSLARSFAYGLQEQPPKRSWSQSDMKTIRFPYGSEFRPLGPCPALSSRRGGVFWHVPAQQGLAPGLRRCPERYLGSSTESSDSDPELLGAEHGSRYGRVLRSPMARVRLSSGSLQLDEEDEEVSFATSAAEERMSRGASKYFT; encoded by the exons CAAAAATCCTGTGGGAAAGGGCTCTTCAACctcacctgcagccacctgAACCTCGTGGAGAAGGAGTACTTTGGGCTGGAGtttcacagccaggctgggaaccAG GTCTGGTTGGAACCACTAAAACCCATAACAAAGCAAGTGAAAA ATCCTAAGGAGGTTCTTTTCAAATTTATGGTGAAATTTTTCCCAGTGGACCCTGGCCACCTGAGAGAAGAACTGACCAG GTACCTCTTCACCCTCCAGATCAAGAAGGACCTGGCCCAGGGGCGGCTGCCCTGCAGCGACAAGAGCGCGGCGCTGCTCGTctcccacctgctgcagt cTGAGCTGGGCGACTTCCACGAGGAGACAGACCAGCAGCACCTGGCCACGCACCGGTACCTGCCCAACCAGGAGTACCTGGACAACAAGATCATGCACTACCACCGGAGACACAG AGGGAAGACGCCGGCCGAGTCTGACGCTCAGCTGCTGGACGTGGCCAGGAAGCTGGAGATGTACGGGATCCGCCCCCACCCCGCCAGCGATGGCGAGGGGACACAGATCAACCTGGCTGTGACACACatgggggtgctggtgctgagg GGCAATACAAAGATCAACACCTTCAACTGGTCCAAAATCCGCAAACTGAGTTTCAAGAGGAAGCATTTTCTCATCAAGCTCCATGCAAACATCTCT GCGCTGTGCAAGGACACACTGGAGTTCACCATGGCCAGCCGGGACACCTGCAAGGCCTTCTGGAAGACGTGTGTGGAGTACCATGCCTTCTTCAGGCTCTCTGAGGAGCCCAAGTCAAAGCCCAAAGCCCTTCTGTGCAGCAAAGGTTCCAGCTTCCGCTACAG TGGCAGGACTCAGcggcagctgctggagcacgGCAGGAAGGCTAAGATGAAGAGCCTGCCCTTCGAGAG GAAACACTACACGTCCCGCTACGATGAGAGGCAGTGCCGCTCCTCCCCGGACCTCCTGACGGATGTATCAAAGCAG gtggaGGAGCTGCGCCTGGCCTACGGCAGCCGGGGCTCCTACCACGCCAACGGCGTGCATGGCTCCGAGCCCACCCTGGACAGCCGGCGCCGCAGCTCCACCATGGAGGTGACctttgctgctgagctggagcGCTCCAAGCCCGAAGCATCCCCCACCTTCCTGCCCCACTCCAAGAGCTCCTCTGCCTTCCCCCTGCTCTACGCCGAGCTGGAGATGGAGCGGGCGTGGGAGCCCATCGACCTCTTCGGAGCCAGGAATCCCTTGACATCCTTCCGGCCCCACCACCAGTTTGCTGGGAACAGCAAGAGCACCTCTGTGGGCAACATGCGGGAGGTGAGCGCCCGGCAGCTGGTGTACACGGAtgtgccctgtcccctgcccctgGTGGCCCCCGCGCCCCCTGTGCTCTTCTATCTGGacagggcactgcagccccCATGCCCTGCACCGGCCCCCGGTGAGGACACAGCAGGACCGGCTGGGGCAAGCGGCCCTGTGGCAACAAAACCCCCCCGGCAGAGCCCGAGCGgggcccaggctgggcagctccaTGGTGAGGCAGCAGGCACGGCCGTGGGCACCAGCATGGCGGGGGACAGCAGGTCCCTGGCTCGCTCCTTCGCTTAcggcctgcaggagcagcctcccAAGCGCTCCTGGAGCCAGTCGGACATGAAAACCATCCGCTTCCCCTACGGCTCGGAGTTCAGGCCCCTGGGGCCGtgccctgctctcagcagtcGCAGAGGGGGGGTTTTTTGGCACGTCCCAGCCCAGCAAGGGCTGGCAccggggctgcggcgctgcccCGAGCGGtacctgggcagcagcaccgAGTCCAGCGACTCGGACCcggagctgctgggggctgagcaCGGCTCCCGCTACGGCCGCGTGCTGCGCTCGCCCATGGCCCGCGTGCGGCTCTCCTCGGGCAGCCTCCAGctggatgaggaggatgaggaggtgTCCTTTGCCACcagtgctgctgaggagagGATGTCCAGAGGGGCCTCCAAGTATTTCACCTAG